One Thalassospira marina DNA window includes the following coding sequences:
- a CDS encoding gamma-glutamyltransferase family protein, translated as MKYTADGLYASRRSPVMARNIVSTSQPLAAQAGLRMLAAGGNAADAALAAAITLPVVEPTGNGLGSDAFAIIWDGKELHGLNASGRAPAAWSPERFAGQDKMPQRGWESVTVPGAVSAWRAISDKFGKLSFEKLFEPAIEYASKGFAVSPIIAQLWENGAKILHDKPGFAEAFMPGGRAPKAGELFVNAAMAESLRDIAQTGGDSFYKGRLAEKIVAHAREHGAALSAEDLANHTVDWCGTISQSYGDVVLHEIPPNGQGISALMALGILRHCQLEQFGPDDPEALHLEIEAMKLAFADLHTYVADLDHMRDVTVDHLLSDDYLKSRAALIDPARAQDFKAGAPKHGGTVYVTAADEDGMMVSFIQSNYLGFGSGVVVPGTSISLQNRGFGFSLTPGHPNEVAGGKRPFQTIIPAFLMGSDGNPVMSFGVMGGPMQAQGHVQMTLRTQLWGQDPQTAADAPRWQAISGLEVAVEHVLGEETIAALRAKGHHILVETPDQTNFGFGGAQLIAKTDAGYVAGSDPRKDGCAVGF; from the coding sequence ATGAAATACACTGCCGACGGGCTTTATGCCTCGCGCCGTTCACCGGTGATGGCGCGCAATATCGTTTCCACATCCCAGCCGTTGGCCGCACAGGCGGGTTTGCGTATGCTGGCAGCAGGCGGCAATGCTGCCGATGCCGCGCTGGCGGCGGCCATTACCCTGCCAGTGGTGGAACCAACCGGGAATGGTCTGGGGTCTGATGCCTTTGCCATCATTTGGGATGGCAAGGAATTGCATGGCCTTAATGCATCGGGCCGTGCACCGGCGGCCTGGTCGCCCGAACGGTTTGCCGGGCAGGATAAAATGCCGCAGCGCGGGTGGGAATCTGTCACCGTGCCCGGTGCAGTTTCGGCCTGGCGGGCGATTTCCGATAAATTCGGCAAACTGTCCTTTGAAAAGCTGTTCGAGCCCGCCATTGAATATGCCAGCAAGGGCTTTGCCGTTTCGCCGATCATTGCCCAGCTTTGGGAAAATGGCGCGAAAATCCTGCATGACAAACCCGGCTTTGCCGAGGCCTTTATGCCCGGCGGGCGGGCACCAAAGGCAGGCGAACTTTTTGTAAATGCAGCAATGGCCGAAAGCCTGCGCGATATTGCCCAAACCGGCGGTGACAGTTTTTACAAAGGGCGTCTGGCAGAAAAAATTGTTGCCCATGCCCGCGAACATGGCGCCGCACTAAGCGCAGAAGATCTTGCAAATCACACGGTGGATTGGTGTGGCACCATTTCGCAAAGCTATGGCGATGTTGTGCTGCACGAAATTCCGCCAAACGGTCAGGGCATTTCGGCGCTGATGGCGTTGGGAATTTTGCGTCATTGCCAGCTTGAGCAGTTTGGCCCGGATGACCCCGAAGCCCTGCATCTTGAGATCGAGGCTATGAAGCTGGCCTTTGCTGATTTGCATACCTATGTCGCCGATCTTGATCATATGCGCGATGTAACGGTCGATCATCTGCTGTCTGATGATTATCTGAAATCGCGGGCGGCGTTGATTGATCCCGCTCGCGCGCAGGATTTCAAGGCTGGTGCGCCCAAACATGGGGGCACGGTTTATGTCACTGCGGCAGATGAAGACGGCATGATGGTGTCCTTCATTCAGTCCAACTATCTGGGTTTTGGTTCTGGGGTTGTGGTGCCTGGTACATCGATCAGCCTGCAAAACCGTGGTTTTGGCTTTTCGCTGACACCCGGCCATCCCAACGAGGTGGCCGGTGGCAAGCGCCCGTTCCAAACCATTATTCCTGCCTTTTTAATGGGCAGTGATGGCAACCCGGTCATGAGCTTTGGTGTCATGGGTGGTCCGATGCAGGCCCAGGGCCATGTGCAAATGACCCTGCGCACCCAGCTTTGGGGTCAGGACCCGCAAACCGCCGCCGATGCCCCGCGCTGGCAGGCGATTTCCGGGCTTGAGGTTGCGGTGGAGCATGTGCTGGGCGAAGAAACCATCGCCGCATTGCGGGCCAAGGGGCACCATATTCTGGTTGAAACCCCGGATCAGACCAATTTTGGTTTTGGGGGTGCGCAGCTTATTGCCAAAACCGATGCAGGCTATGTTGCCGGGTCCGATCCGCGCAAGGATGGCTGTGCAGTTGGCTTCTAG
- a CDS encoding ABC transporter substrate-binding protein codes for MTTDKIKSKSILPGKDVTRRGFLKGAAATAGVAIGSGAITGFPTIWAQNIKNVTLRQFGTGVSNINAVADKVKEDLGFTLQMTALDSDAVAQRAVTQPNSFDIADIEYWICKKVFPAGTLQPMDTNKIKNYDKISPLFISGKLTPDSKIAQGTAPHKVGFVEGPDSTDFASAPTQWMTLIPTIYNADTLGIRPDLIGRPITSWAELLNPEFKGKASILNIPSIGIMDAAMVSEAMGEITYGDKGNMTKDEIDQTIALMIKAKQDGQFRAFWKSFDESVNLMSSGEVVIQSMWSPAVAAVRSKGIECKYQPLKEGYRAWGGGIGLAKHLSGLELEAAYEYINWYLSGWVGAYLNRQGYYSAAPETAKKFMTEDEWGYWMEGKEAQGDIVSPEGKVMEKAGAVRDGGSYEERMGHVACWNSVMDENKHMVRKWNEFIAA; via the coding sequence ATGACGACCGACAAGATTAAATCGAAGTCCATCCTTCCGGGCAAGGATGTTACCCGTCGCGGTTTCCTTAAAGGGGCTGCTGCCACGGCCGGTGTTGCCATTGGTTCGGGTGCGATTACCGGTTTCCCGACCATCTGGGCGCAGAACATTAAAAATGTGACGCTGCGCCAGTTTGGTACTGGTGTTTCCAACATCAATGCCGTTGCCGACAAGGTTAAGGAAGATCTGGGCTTTACCCTGCAAATGACGGCACTTGATTCCGATGCCGTGGCACAGCGTGCGGTAACCCAGCCCAATTCGTTTGATATTGCCGATATCGAATACTGGATTTGTAAAAAGGTTTTCCCGGCGGGCACCCTGCAGCCGATGGATACCAACAAGATCAAGAATTACGATAAAATCTCGCCGCTATTCATTTCCGGCAAGCTGACCCCGGATTCCAAAATTGCCCAGGGTACCGCCCCGCACAAGGTCGGCTTTGTCGAAGGCCCGGACAGCACCGATTTTGCCAGCGCCCCCACCCAGTGGATGACGCTGATCCCGACCATTTACAATGCCGATACCCTGGGTATCCGCCCCGATCTGATCGGCCGTCCGATCACCAGCTGGGCAGAACTTCTCAATCCTGAATTCAAAGGCAAGGCATCGATCCTGAACATTCCGTCGATTGGCATCATGGATGCGGCGATGGTGTCCGAGGCCATGGGTGAAATCACCTATGGCGATAAGGGCAACATGACCAAAGACGAAATCGACCAGACCATCGCGCTGATGATCAAGGCGAAACAGGATGGCCAGTTCCGCGCCTTCTGGAAAAGCTTTGATGAATCGGTGAACCTGATGTCGTCGGGCGAAGTCGTGATCCAGTCGATGTGGTCGCCGGCCGTGGCTGCTGTTCGTTCCAAGGGCATCGAATGCAAATACCAGCCGCTCAAGGAAGGTTACCGTGCATGGGGTGGTGGTATTGGCCTGGCCAAGCATCTTTCCGGCCTCGAGCTGGAAGCCGCCTATGAATATATCAACTGGTATCTGTCGGGTTGGGTTGGCGCCTATCTGAACCGTCAGGGCTATTACAGTGCCGCACCGGAAACTGCCAAGAAATTTATGACCGAAGATGAATGGGGTTACTGGATGGAAGGCAAGGAAGCCCAGGGCGATATCGTCAGTCCGGAAGGCAAGGTCATGGAAAAGGCCGGTGCCGTACGTGATGGCGGTTCTTACGAAGAACGCATGGGCCATGTTGCCTGCTGGAACTCTGTGATGGATGAAAACAAACACATGGTTCGCAAGTGGAACGAATTTATCGCCGCCTGA
- a CDS encoding ABC transporter permease has protein sequence MSASNSKRGSYFLITPMALVFAIFLVIPLLTIVVVSFWDYDEYRILPDFILENYSYLLGTSVTWKIYLNTFKYAALTWAFTLGIGFTVAYFLAFHVRSLTWQIVLFMVCTIPFWTSNIIRMISWIPFLGRNGLLNQALMGAGVIHEPLEFLLFSDFAVVLADVHLYTLFMVVPIFNSMMRIDRSLIEAARDNGASAWATLRHVILPLSKPGIAIGSIFVITVVMGDFITVRLMSGGQSASVGLQISNEIGLLQYPAAAASAVVLLITVLLIVTALLRLVDIRKEL, from the coding sequence ATGTCAGCATCCAATTCCAAACGCGGTTCCTATTTTCTGATCACGCCCATGGCGCTGGTATTTGCCATTTTTCTGGTGATACCGCTGCTGACAATTGTGGTGGTCAGTTTCTGGGATTATGACGAATACCGTATCCTGCCCGACTTTATTTTAGAAAATTACAGCTACCTTCTGGGGACATCCGTTACCTGGAAAATTTACCTTAATACCTTCAAATATGCGGCGCTGACCTGGGCCTTTACGCTGGGGATCGGCTTTACCGTGGCCTATTTCCTGGCTTTTCATGTCCGAAGCCTTACCTGGCAGATCGTGCTGTTCATGGTGTGCACCATCCCTTTCTGGACATCGAATATCATTCGTATGATTTCGTGGATTCCGTTTTTGGGGCGCAACGGCCTTTTGAACCAGGCCCTGATGGGGGCTGGTGTCATTCATGAACCCCTTGAATTTTTGCTGTTTTCCGACTTTGCCGTGGTTCTGGCGGATGTGCATTTATACACCCTGTTCATGGTGGTGCCGATTTTCAATTCGATGATGCGCATTGACCGCTCCCTGATTGAGGCGGCACGCGATAACGGTGCCAGCGCCTGGGCAACATTGCGCCATGTGATTTTGCCGCTGTCCAAACCCGGTATCGCCATTGGCTCGATCTTTGTGATTACGGTGGTGATGGGCGATTTCATCACCGTGCGTTTGATGAGCGGCGGTCAAAGTGCCTCGGTCGGGTTGCAGATCTCCAATGAAATCGGGCTTTTGCAATATCCGGCGGCAGCGGCCAGTGCGGTTGTGCTGCTGATTACGGTGCTGTTGATCGTAACCGCCCTTTTGCGCCTCGTTGATATTCGCAAGGAGCTTTAA
- a CDS encoding GntR family transcriptional regulator codes for MAHPAEPQRFTGSGKLRPEEQIYQEMLGAILDRRLEPGMKLVEEDLAKTFGVSRARIRAAFLQLAHDKLINLVPNRGAFVAEPTIDEAIEVFSARRMIEDGVVRKVTAQMNTDRAEQIRAHLAAEHKAHHDGDHRAAIILSGEFHLLLARLANNLVIEEFLERLILRSSLIIAMYESPQPADCSHDDHDELLRALTGGDPDAAASCMARHLDNIRDRLQLHREKPGKTDFASIFGRQPTSKAG; via the coding sequence ATGGCCCACCCCGCCGAGCCCCAACGCTTTACCGGCAGCGGAAAATTACGGCCGGAAGAACAGATTTATCAGGAAATGCTGGGCGCGATCCTTGATCGGCGCCTGGAACCGGGCATGAAGCTGGTCGAAGAAGACCTGGCAAAAACCTTTGGCGTCAGCCGTGCGCGCATCCGCGCTGCCTTTTTGCAACTGGCCCATGACAAGCTGATCAATCTGGTTCCCAATCGCGGTGCCTTTGTTGCCGAACCCACCATTGACGAAGCCATCGAGGTTTTTTCTGCCCGCCGCATGATCGAAGATGGCGTGGTGCGCAAAGTCACCGCGCAAATGAATACCGATCGCGCCGAACAGATCCGCGCCCATCTGGCAGCCGAACACAAAGCCCACCATGACGGCGATCATCGCGCCGCGATTATTCTGTCGGGTGAATTTCACCTGCTGCTGGCGCGCCTTGCCAATAATCTGGTGATCGAGGAATTTTTGGAACGGCTGATTTTGCGAAGCTCGCTGATCATTGCGATGTATGAAAGCCCGCAACCTGCCGATTGTTCGCATGATGACCATGACGAATTGCTGCGCGCCCTGACCGGTGGCGACCCGGATGCCGCCGCAAGCTGCATGGCCCGCCACCTTGATAACATCCGCGACCGCCTGCAGCTTCACCGCGAAAAACCTGGCAAAACCGATTTCGCCAGCATATTCGGCCGCCAGCCAACCAGCAAAGCGGGCTGA
- a CDS encoding ABC transporter ATP-binding protein has product MTGNGAIELIAVSKYYGSTIAVKSIDLKIPAGAYCCLIGPSGCGKTTTLRMIAGHEVISEGDLLIGQRNVTELPPVKRGTAMMFQNYALFPHMTCAENVAFGLRMQGVSPAERAERATEMLARVHMEKFADRKPDQLSGGQQQRIALARALITQPEVLLLDEPLSALDPFLRARMRDELRRLQQDLGITFVHVTHAQDEALALSDMVVVMEDGVIRQQGSPEEIFNRPRSRFIANFMGGQNIFKGRVTRADATATIIERGPDQFVLPVHGDAKTGEDLEFTIRTDLIGLAQEIPAGAEQCQIPVEITTVEYLGLWVRIVATTIDGKDITLMKTESEFRRAPVRRKEKFIAYWEPEHAHVLA; this is encoded by the coding sequence ATGACGGGTAATGGTGCCATTGAGCTGATCGCTGTCAGTAAATATTACGGCAGTACAATCGCAGTCAAATCGATCGATCTCAAAATACCGGCTGGCGCCTATTGCTGTCTGATCGGTCCTTCGGGCTGTGGCAAGACAACAACGCTTCGCATGATCGCCGGTCACGAGGTGATCAGCGAAGGGGATCTGTTGATCGGGCAGCGTAATGTAACGGAATTGCCACCGGTAAAGCGTGGCACGGCAATGATGTTTCAGAATTACGCGCTGTTTCCCCACATGACCTGTGCGGAAAATGTGGCGTTCGGCCTGCGTATGCAGGGTGTCTCTCCGGCGGAACGGGCCGAACGCGCCACCGAAATGCTGGCCCGCGTGCATATGGAAAAATTTGCAGATCGCAAGCCGGACCAGCTTTCAGGGGGGCAGCAGCAACGTATTGCCCTGGCGCGCGCGCTGATTACGCAGCCCGAAGTCCTCCTGCTTGACGAACCGCTTTCAGCGCTTGATCCCTTTTTGCGTGCGCGGATGCGCGATGAATTGCGCCGCCTGCAACAGGATCTGGGCATTACCTTTGTCCATGTTACTCACGCCCAGGACGAGGCACTGGCCCTCTCGGATATGGTGGTGGTGATGGAAGATGGCGTTATTCGCCAGCAGGGATCACCCGAAGAAATTTTCAATCGTCCGCGCTCGCGCTTTATTGCCAATTTTATGGGTGGGCAAAACATTTTCAAAGGCCGGGTTACCCGTGCTGATGCAACCGCCACCATCATTGAACGCGGCCCGGACCAGTTTGTGTTGCCGGTGCATGGCGATGCGAAAACCGGCGAAGACCTTGAATTTACCATTCGGACCGATCTGATCGGCCTGGCGCAGGAAATTCCCGCCGGGGCCGAGCAATGCCAGATCCCGGTTGAAATCACGACAGTCGAATATCTGGGGCTTTGGGTGCGGATCGTTGCCACCACGATAGATGGCAAGGACATCACCCTTATGAAGACCGAAAGCGAATTTCGGCGTGCGCCCGTGCGCAGGAAGGAAAAGTTTATCGCCTACTGGGAACCCGAACACGCACATGTTCTGGCCTGA
- a CDS encoding ABC transporter permease: protein MAVTREKRPTAFYFLAAFFALFVLFLYGPMLTIFILSFQGPNGGLTFPMNGFSFHWFVNLFEQQAVGDFGGSFLRSLKLGLIVMVVTVVVSFMAGLAFRRRFRGDTVVFYLAIASLIVPSILISLGIGLLFNIFQLQPQWYSSALGAHLTWTFPFGLLIMFAVFNRFDPSFEEAARDLGASNWQTVRHVVLPMVAPSLIGVAMFSFTLSYDEFARTLMTAGSLNTLPLEIYGMTTNVTTPVLYALGTLTTVFSFVVIGLAFGAVVLLRRRKA from the coding sequence ATGGCAGTAACGCGTGAAAAACGACCAACGGCCTTTTATTTCCTTGCTGCCTTCTTTGCCCTGTTTGTCCTGTTTTTATACGGGCCGATGCTGACCATTTTTATCCTGTCCTTTCAGGGGCCAAATGGCGGGCTGACTTTCCCGATGAATGGATTTTCCTTCCACTGGTTTGTAAACCTGTTTGAACAGCAGGCGGTGGGGGATTTTGGTGGGTCGTTTCTGCGTTCGCTCAAGCTGGGCCTGATTGTCATGGTGGTGACGGTTGTGGTGTCTTTCATGGCGGGCCTGGCCTTCCGGCGGCGGTTTCGCGGCGATACGGTGGTGTTTTACCTGGCGATTGCCAGCCTGATTGTACCTTCCATCCTGATTTCGCTGGGCATCGGCTTGCTGTTCAATATCTTTCAGTTGCAGCCGCAATGGTACAGCTCGGCCCTGGGGGCGCATCTGACCTGGACCTTCCCGTTTGGCCTTTTGATCATGTTTGCGGTGTTTAACCGTTTTGATCCCTCGTTCGAGGAAGCAGCCCGTGATCTGGGCGCGTCAAACTGGCAGACGGTGCGCCATGTAGTGTTGCCAATGGTGGCACCCAGCCTGATTGGCGTTGCGATGTTTTCCTTTACGCTGTCTTACGATGAATTTGCCCGGACATTGATGACGGCAGGATCGTTAAACACCCTGCCTTTGGAAATTTACGGCATGACAACCAATGTCACGACACCGGTGCTGTATGCGCTGGGCACGCTGACGACGGTTTTTTCCTTTGTTGTTATCGGGTTGGCCTTTGGGGCGGTGGTGTTGTTACGCCGTCGCAAGGCGTGA